In the Desulfuromonas sp. DDH964 genome, TTACCGGCTGCGGCATCAACTACATGTACCCGGCGGTCGGCGAAGCGCTGCTGCGGGCACTCAAGTTCCTCGGCGTCAGCGTCGTCATTCCCAAAGACCAGGGATGCTGCGGACTGCCGGCGGTGAGCGCCGGCGCCGGCGCGGCGGTGGAGGAACTTGCAGCGCAGAACCTGAAGGCGTTGACCGCCCGGCCGGTCGACTTTATCGTCACCGCCTGCGCCTCCTGCCATGCCGGCCTCGGCAAGGTCTACGCCGACCTCGGCGCGGAGTACCGGGCGCTCGGCGCCAAGGTCGAGGATATCTTCGTCTTTCTCGCCAACCACGGCCTGCCGGAAAAACTTGCCGCCCTGCCGGCGGCGGAGAAGAAGGTCCGCGTCACCTACCACGACCCCTGCCACCTGCGCACCCAGGGGATCACCAGGGAGCCGCGGCGGATCCTTGCGGCGCTGCCCCAGGTCGAATTCGTCGAAATGACCGGCGCCGGCACCTGCTGCGGCCTCGGCGGCACCTACTCGGTCTATCACTACGAGACGAGCAAGCAGATCGGCGCCAAGAAGGCGACCGCTATCGCCGACAGCGGCGCGGCGCTGGTCGCCACCGACTGCCCCGGTTGTATCATGCAGCTGCAGGATTCGATCAACCATGCCGGTGGCCGCCAAAAGGCGGTGCACATCCTGGAACTGCTCAACGACGCCCTCCCCTGACCGTCGCGCCTCCTTGTCCCAGGCCAGCCGTCCGCTATAATGACCGCCAGGGAGGAGTCCCATGGAACGACGGCTCTGCATCCTCTGGCTGCTGATTATCTGCCTCCTGCCCGTTGACGCGGCGGCGGCGCCGGCATTTTCTGCTGGCGACCTGGAGCTGCGCATCCATCAACTGGTCAACGCCGAACGCCAGGCGCAACGGCTGCCGGCACTGACGTTCGATCAGAAACTGGCAAAGATCGCCCGCGGCCACAGCCAGGACATGGCCGAAGGCGACTACTTCAGCCATATCGACCGCGCCGGGCACACTCCCGGCGAGCGCGCGAACGCGGCCGGTTTCGCCTGCCGCGTCCGCCGCGGCCAGCTCATCGATATCGGGGTCGCGGAAAACCTCAGCCTCAACCACCGCTACAGCAGCATGAGTATCGTCGTCCACGACGGCCGGGAAGAGCGCAGCTATCGCTGGAACAGTCTCGACGAAATCGCCCGGAGTACCGTTAACGGCTGGTTGTCGAGCCTTGGGCACCGGGAAAACCTGCTCGACCCGACCCTGGGCAGCGAAGGGATCGGCATCGTCTTCGCCGCCGACGGCAAAATCTACATCACCCAGCTCTTCTGCTGACCAACCACGCTGCAAAGAGAAAAGCCCGGCAGGCGCTGAACGCCTGCCGGGCTTTTCTTTGTCCCTTCGATTTCAGACCCGTCCGGGTTTTGCGTCAGCCACCAATGCCGGTCATCGGCCGGCGGTTGCGGACCTGTCCCCCGTCGCCGAGCCGATGCCGCTCCGGCTTGGCACAGACCGCCCCCAGCAGCGCCTGGCAAAGCTCCTCGTCCCCGGCACCGGCCCGCAGCAACTGGCGCAGGTCGATCTCCTGGTCACCGAGAAGGCAGGGACGGATGCGGCCGTCGGCAGTCAGCCGCAAGCGGTTGCACTCGCTGCAGATATGCCCGGAAATGGCGGGGATGACGCCGATCTGTCCGACACTGTCGGCATAGCGGTAGAGCCGCGCCGGACCGGCGTTGCCCACTCGGCTGACCGGCAGCAGCAGGCCGAGCCGGGAGAGTTCTTCGAGAATGCGGGGGGCCGGGAGGCGGCGGTCCGCAGGATAATCGAGGCCCTGGCCGAAGGGCATGAACTCGATAAAACGCACCTCCCAGGGGTGGCGCAGGGTGAGGCGGGCAAAATCGATGATTTCGTCTTCGTTGACCCCGCGGATCGGCACCATGTTCAATTTCAGCGGCGCCAGCCCGGCCTGCTCGGCGGCCGCAAGGCCGGCCAGGACCCGTTCCAGCCCCTCCCGCCGGGTAATCTCGCGAAAACGCTCGGGCCGCAAGGTG is a window encoding:
- a CDS encoding (Fe-S)-binding protein — encoded protein: MTKLKELEQYRAEIEQCVKCGACRAHCPVFGAEKHEGRVARGKVALAGALLDGKIGLEEKVLFDLSQCLLCGSCTAQCPNKVPTEEIVAAARRRIAREKGLSSFGRGMTTVLRRQKLLNLLAKTGGSMAKLLFKKLPESSGLRLRFPLPYLDPDRTLPEFTAKPFRERVPEWIEGEAGQPTVAFFTGCGINYMYPAVGEALLRALKFLGVSVVIPKDQGCCGLPAVSAGAGAAVEELAAQNLKALTARPVDFIVTACASCHAGLGKVYADLGAEYRALGAKVEDIFVFLANHGLPEKLAALPAAEKKVRVTYHDPCHLRTQGITREPRRILAALPQVEFVEMTGAGTCCGLGGTYSVYHYETSKQIGAKKATAIADSGAALVATDCPGCIMQLQDSINHAGGRQKAVHILELLNDALP
- a CDS encoding CAP domain-containing protein, producing MERRLCILWLLIICLLPVDAAAAPAFSAGDLELRIHQLVNAERQAQRLPALTFDQKLAKIARGHSQDMAEGDYFSHIDRAGHTPGERANAAGFACRVRRGQLIDIGVAENLSLNHRYSSMSIVVHDGREERSYRWNSLDEIARSTVNGWLSSLGHRENLLDPTLGSEGIGIVFAADGKIYITQLFC
- the moaA gene encoding GTP 3',8-cyclase MoaA, coding for MQDLFGRSINYLRLSITDRCNLRCRYCMPADGVPPLGHDAILSYEELLRVARLAVQLGVRKIRVTGGEPLVRRGVVDFVAALCALPERPEVVLTTNGLLLADYAADLARVGLARVNVSLDTLRPERFREITRREGLERVLAGLAAAEQAGLAPLKLNMVPIRGVNEDEIIDFARLTLRHPWEVRFIEFMPFGQGLDYPADRRLPAPRILEELSRLGLLLPVSRVGNAGPARLYRYADSVGQIGVIPAISGHICSECNRLRLTADGRIRPCLLGDQEIDLRQLLRAGAGDEELCQALLGAVCAKPERHRLGDGGQVRNRRPMTGIGG